The proteins below are encoded in one region of Rhododendron vialii isolate Sample 1 chromosome 7a, ASM3025357v1:
- the LOC131334300 gene encoding protein LIM1 isoform X2, with the protein MTSHSDMKAGLVEQGKSQTCASTFFSSLIQLIPCRAAVVPFSTIPPSPACCNAIRTLGQPCLCVLVNGPPVTGVDRNMAMQLPDKCAVNFESCGVGK; encoded by the exons ATGACTTCTCATTCAGACATGAAAGCAG GTTTGGTGGAGCAAGGCAAGAGCCAGACTTGTGCTAGCACTTTCTTCTCGTCACTGATTCAGCTAATACCCTGCAGGGCAGCAGTTGTGCCGTTTAGCACCATTCCTCCGAGTCCAGCTTGCTGCAATGCCATCAGAACTCTAGGCCAGCCTTGCTTGTGTGTCCTTGTCAACGGCCCTCCTGTCACTGGTGTTGATCGGAATATGGCAATGCAGCTCCCTGACAAGTGCGCTGTTAACTTCGAATCat GTGGTGTTGGGAAGTAG
- the LOC131334300 gene encoding protein LIM1 isoform X1 — protein sequence MMFFRSKALTVLVIMVVMVGLVEQGKSQTCASTFFSSLIQLIPCRAAVVPFSTIPPSPACCNAIRTLGQPCLCVLVNGPPVTGVDRNMAMQLPDKCAVNFESCGVGK from the exons ATGATGTTTTTTCGCTCAAAGGCGCTGACAGTGTTGGTGATTATGGTGGTGATGGTAGGTTTGGTGGAGCAAGGCAAGAGCCAGACTTGTGCTAGCACTTTCTTCTCGTCACTGATTCAGCTAATACCCTGCAGGGCAGCAGTTGTGCCGTTTAGCACCATTCCTCCGAGTCCAGCTTGCTGCAATGCCATCAGAACTCTAGGCCAGCCTTGCTTGTGTGTCCTTGTCAACGGCCCTCCTGTCACTGGTGTTGATCGGAATATGGCAATGCAGCTCCCTGACAAGTGCGCTGTTAACTTCGAATCat GTGGTGTTGGGAAGTAG